TTATTTCTGTTTGCAGGTTGCGGTAAGTTCTACATTGTAGAAAGTCCCTGGTTTGGGATTAATTGAACGCAACTGCTGGATAAAAGTATTAAATGTTGTATTGCTTATGCCGAAGCCAGCTTCAGCGCAAGCAGATAAACCTCCTTCGATGGGAATAGATCCGACCCTGGGACTATATACAATGAATTTATCGACGGTGCTAGTGCCGACTGCAAATCCGATAACCTGGCGAACTGTTTGCAAAGCAGCATTATCTAGGGAACCACCAATACTGCCAATACTGATATTAACTGCACGACTATTAACCGTAGGACTTTCAGCCACAACGGGCGTACTGATCGACAATACTGCCCCGACAATCATCAAACAGGTGAACTTCAACATTATCCTCTCCTCCAAAAAATTGAAAAACTAATAATTAGGTTTCGACATGGATCAAGTAGATCAGAATGCTAGCCATTTGGAGATTACTTCCGCATTACGTCTTTCCTTTTCTGAAGAATGTTAATTTCTTAAAAATTCTTTATCAAATCGCCTTTGCAGACCCTGGCTGTCTAATTGGTGAGGATGTTTGAAAAGCTCAAGATAGTTACAGTTCGCCATTCTGAGCGTCACAAAGTAAAAGGAAGAATCCTAATTTTTCGTTGCTCTGGCTTGGCTACGTTACTTTTGATACAAAACATACTTTTCAAACGCCCTCAAAGAGAGTAGAGAATTTCATGCAATACTGAATAGCAATAATGACGTTAGATATTGCTTCTATTAAGGCTGACCAAGAAAGTCTCCTTTGCCAAGTTCTACACCGCAGTGCCTAAGAATGTCATACGCTGTTGTGACATGGAAATAAAGATTTGGTAAAACAAAATATAGGAGAAATGGCATTCCTTGAAAAGAGAGAGTGTTGTCACGCATCTGTAGGGTAATTTCTCTCTCTTCTGAACCGTCAATTTGCTCAGTTTTCAAAGTATTTAAATGAGAGATAGTTTTTTTAAGACGGTCAATAAGTTGAGGAAAAGTAGTTTCATTGTCCTCGAATTTAGGTGGTTCTATTCCTGCTAACCGTGCGGCACCTCTATTTACTATATCAGAGGCAATTTGCACTTGTTTTGATAATGGGAACATATCTGGGGAGAGACG
This Nostoc sp. C052 DNA region includes the following protein-coding sequences:
- a CDS encoding DUF1993 family protein — its product is MNISMYQALIPVSIRALNNLANILEKGAAYAEIKKIDPSVLINSRLSPDMFPLSKQVQIASDIVNRGAARLAGIEPPKFEDNETTFPQLIDRLKKTISHLNTLKTEQIDGSEEREITLQMRDNTLSFQGMPFLLYFVLPNLYFHVTTAYDILRHCGVELGKGDFLGQP